One Silene latifolia isolate original U9 population chromosome 4, ASM4854445v1, whole genome shotgun sequence DNA segment encodes these proteins:
- the LOC141651742 gene encoding uncharacterized protein LOC141651742 encodes MSSGRKMNNGKSNFYSNGVSEAIIKGIKGASGMRRGGIPFRYLGVKIVPKRMRILDCQCLVDRVTERITRIGAKQLSYAGRLTLIKSVLSTLHMYWARIFILPKAVISNIEAICRAFLWHGHNSNESPALVSGKTICQPKRKGGLGLKYLHLWNIALLGKYWVHTVHIKNVNWRDYEPSINTSWAWRRICHVKNQLHSWLFDENWREGMPEYTVKLGYSWLVEEGFDVAWFPWVNNRIMLPKHKFFIWLVAQNRLLTQDRLMRMQITHHNRCFLCEDAEEKFNHLFFRCSFSRQCLGLLEEWLQVCLPIHEVIDWWLTVRARSLLMKQVLAAAIAQLMYLIWNVRNRCRVESVIPLFVVLIKQVKETLQMKMRGSTVIVRSRCTEEWLSSVGLSCT; translated from the exons ATGTCCTCTGGTCGTAAAATGAATAATGGCAAATCGAATTTTTATAGCAATGGGGTGAGTGAGGCAATCATAAAAGGCATTAAGGGGGCTTCTGGAATGAGAAGAGGGGGGATTCCGTTCAGGTATCTTGGAGTTAAAATTGTTCCAAAAAGGATGAGGATCCTGGACTGTCAATGTCTGGTGGACAGGGTTACTGAGAGGATTACCAGGATAGGGGCTAAACAGCTCTCTTATGCTGGAAGACTCACCTTAATTAAGTCAGTCCTGAGCACCCTCCATATGTATTGGGCAAGGATCTTTATCTTGCCAAAAGCAGTAATCTCTAATATTGAAgccatttgtagagcttttttaTGGCATGGTCATAATTCCAATGAATCCCCTGCCCTTGTCTCTGGGAAAACAATCTGCCAACCCAAGAGGAAAGGGGGCCTGGGATTGAAGTATCTGCATCTATGGAATATAGCTCTTTTGGGTAAGTAT TGGGTTCATACTGTCCACATAAAGAATGTAAACTGGAGAGATTATGAACCTTCTATTAACACAAGTTGGGCTTGGAGACGAATTTGTCATGTGAAAAACCAACTGCATTCTTGGCTTTTTGATGAGAATTGGAGAGAAGGGATGCCTGAGTATACTGTTAAATTGGGATATAGCTGGCTGGTTGAAGAAGGATTTGATGTTGCTTGGTTTCCTTGGGTCAATAACAGGATAATGTTGCCTAAGCATAAGTTTTTCATTTGGTTGGTAGCTCAGAATCGTTTGCTTACACAGGATAGATTGATGAGAATGCAAATTACACATCATAACAGATGCTTCTTGTGTGAGGATGCTGAGGAGAAGTTCAATCATTTATTTTTCAGATGTTCTTTTAGCAGGCAATGTCTGGGGCTACTGGAAGAATGGCTTCAGGTGTGCCTACCTATTCACGAAGTGATTGATTGGTGGTTAACTGTTAGAGCTAGATCCCTTCTGATGAAACAGGTTCTGGCTGCTGCAATTGCTCAGTTGATGTACTTGATATGGAATGTTAGAAATCGTTGTAGAGTGGAGTCTGTAATCCCTCTCTTTGTTGTCCTTATAAAACAGGTGAAGGAGACATTGCAAATGAAAATGAGAGGTAGTACAGTAATAGTGCGGTCTAGGTGTACTGAGGAATGGTTAAGTAGTGTTGGTCTGAGTTGTACTTAG